The following are encoded in a window of Streptomyces griseiscabiei genomic DNA:
- the ngcE gene encoding N-acetylglucosamine/diacetylchitobiose ABC transporter substrate-binding protein, giving the protein MGSTTAENDHGPEGAGTTDLEGVGRRDLIKRSAALGLITVPTMSFLSACASGGGGDDTSEDTQGETSESNPFGVKKGSKLDVVIFKGGYGDAYAKAWEAAFQKKWGVTSTHTGTQEITGKLQPRFNAGNPPDIVDDSGAQQIPIDVLYKNDQLLDLAEVLDSPSIDDPGKKVRDTLIPGTLDAGMQEDKVVALNYIYTVWGLWYSGKLFKENGWEEPKTWADFLTICKEAKAKEIGGLAHQGKYPYYINVAIMDLIAKTGGLDAMKAIDNLDPKAFVGSDAAKAGVEAIYEVVEKGYLMPGTNGLTHTESQARWNQYKAVFITSGSWLENEQLKQTPDDFEMTFMPMPVLPGSVMPFEAIRAGSGEPFIIPAKAKNLPAAKEFMRMMLSKEWSTLFAKEANSLTIVKDGVDTGVSLRPGTQSTVEVSKAAGDNTFRYLYTEWYSEMDTAIQNASNELMAKRIQPAEWLKRAQAAVDKQAKDPESKKNRRD; this is encoded by the coding sequence ATGGGATCCACTACCGCCGAGAACGACCACGGCCCCGAGGGCGCCGGCACCACCGACCTCGAAGGCGTGGGCCGCCGCGATCTGATCAAGCGTTCCGCCGCGCTCGGCCTGATCACCGTCCCGACGATGAGCTTCCTGTCCGCGTGTGCCAGCGGGGGCGGCGGGGACGACACCTCCGAGGACACCCAGGGCGAGACCTCCGAGTCGAACCCCTTCGGCGTCAAGAAGGGCAGCAAGCTCGACGTCGTCATCTTCAAGGGCGGCTACGGAGACGCGTACGCCAAGGCCTGGGAGGCCGCGTTCCAGAAGAAGTGGGGGGTCACCTCCACCCACACCGGGACCCAGGAGATCACCGGCAAGCTCCAGCCGCGGTTCAACGCGGGCAACCCGCCGGACATCGTCGACGACTCCGGCGCCCAGCAGATCCCGATCGACGTCCTCTACAAGAACGACCAGCTGCTCGACCTCGCCGAGGTGCTGGACTCGCCCTCGATCGACGACCCGGGCAAGAAGGTCCGCGACACGCTGATCCCCGGCACCCTCGACGCCGGCATGCAGGAGGACAAGGTCGTCGCCCTCAACTACATCTACACGGTGTGGGGCCTGTGGTACTCCGGCAAGCTCTTCAAGGAGAACGGCTGGGAGGAGCCCAAGACCTGGGCCGACTTCCTCACCATCTGCAAGGAGGCCAAGGCCAAGGAGATCGGAGGCCTCGCCCACCAGGGCAAGTACCCGTACTACATCAACGTCGCCATCATGGACCTGATCGCCAAGACGGGCGGCCTGGACGCCATGAAGGCCATCGACAACCTCGACCCCAAGGCGTTCGTCGGCTCCGACGCCGCGAAGGCCGGTGTGGAGGCGATCTACGAGGTCGTCGAGAAGGGCTATCTGATGCCCGGCACGAACGGCCTGACGCACACCGAGTCCCAGGCCCGCTGGAACCAGTACAAGGCCGTGTTCATCACCTCCGGCTCCTGGCTGGAGAACGAGCAGCTGAAGCAGACGCCGGACGACTTCGAGATGACGTTCATGCCGATGCCGGTCCTCCCCGGCAGCGTGATGCCGTTCGAGGCGATCCGGGCCGGCTCCGGGGAGCCGTTCATCATCCCGGCCAAGGCGAAGAACCTGCCGGCGGCCAAGGAGTTCATGCGGATGATGCTCTCCAAGGAGTGGTCGACGCTGTTCGCGAAGGAGGCGAACTCCCTGACGATCGTGAAGGACGGCGTCGACACCGGGGTCTCGCTGCGGCCGGGAACGCAGTCCACGGTGGAGGTCTCCAAGGCAGCCGGTGACAATACGTTCCGTTACCTGTACACCGAGTGGTACAGCGAGATGGACACGGCGATCCAGAACGCGTCGAACGAACTGATGGCGAAGCGGATCCAGCCCGCCGAGTGGCTCAAGCGGGCACAGGCCGCGGTGGACAAGCAGGCGAAGGACCCGGAATCCAAGAAGAACCGTCGGGACTAG
- a CDS encoding carbohydrate ABC transporter permease: MRKGQNRFVAGFLLVPVALYLIFVIWPYIQTFGYSLTDWKGQSQTFSFIGLDNYTALFEDDIFLQAIWHNILFLIFIPVITILLALFFAFMLNAGGRGRAGGVSGVAGSGFYKIVYFFPQVLSLAILAVLFGAVYRSDSGGMLNGFLMKLGLVDESGPVEWLNEPNMVLWALILVVVWHGVGFYLVLFSAAMQAIPRDIYEAALIDGAGRAHTFFRITLPLLWDSVQTAWVYLGIAAMDMFILVSTMTAGEYGGGPDHHSEVMATVMMRNFLLYGRSGYACAMGVVMLLLTLIVSVVMLRATRRERVEF, from the coding sequence ATGCGTAAAGGGCAGAACCGGTTCGTCGCGGGATTTCTCCTGGTCCCCGTGGCGCTCTATCTGATCTTTGTGATCTGGCCTTACATCCAGACGTTCGGCTATTCGCTGACGGACTGGAAAGGACAGTCCCAGACGTTCTCGTTCATCGGCCTGGACAACTACACGGCGCTGTTCGAGGACGACATCTTCCTCCAGGCGATCTGGCACAACATCCTGTTCCTGATCTTCATCCCGGTGATCACCATCCTGCTCGCCCTGTTCTTCGCGTTCATGCTGAACGCGGGCGGGCGCGGCCGGGCCGGCGGGGTCTCGGGGGTCGCCGGCTCGGGGTTCTACAAGATCGTCTACTTCTTCCCGCAGGTGCTGTCGCTGGCGATCCTCGCGGTGCTGTTCGGGGCCGTGTACCGCAGCGACAGCGGCGGCATGCTCAACGGCTTCCTGATGAAGCTGGGCCTGGTCGACGAGAGCGGCCCGGTGGAGTGGCTGAACGAGCCGAACATGGTGCTCTGGGCGCTCATCCTGGTCGTCGTCTGGCACGGCGTCGGCTTCTACCTGGTGCTGTTCTCCGCCGCGATGCAGGCCATCCCGCGGGACATCTACGAGGCCGCGCTGATCGACGGCGCCGGCCGCGCCCACACCTTCTTCCGCATCACCCTGCCGCTGCTGTGGGACTCCGTGCAGACCGCCTGGGTCTATCTCGGCATCGCGGCGATGGACATGTTCATCCTGGTCTCGACCATGACCGCGGGCGAGTACGGGGGCGGCCCCGACCACCACAGCGAGGTCATGGCGACCGTGATGATGCGGAACTTCCTGCTGTACGGCAGGAGCGGCTACGCCTGTGCGATGGGCGTCGTGATGCTGCTCCTCACCCTGATCGTGTCGGTGGTCATGCTGCGCGCCACCCGTCGCGAGCGCGTCGAGTTCTGA
- a CDS encoding carbohydrate ABC transporter permease produces the protein MSAPLKTASRGDSVPTGPTVDKARTGPGDERGEGVVLNVFSHGFLALWALLIVLPLLWLVLSSFKTDAQIGGSAFGWPENWSLDVFSRAWDKGIGDYFVNTVIVLVFSVPLTMLFGSMAAYVLARYPFRGNRLLYYFFVAGAMFPVFLALVPLFFMVKRLDMLNTYQGLILVYVAYSLPFTVFFMHAFFRTLPNAVFEAAILDGASHTRTFFQVMLPMAKPGLISVGIFNTLGQWNQFILPTVLMQPQSGDDPERYVLTQGLIQLQQQQGYASDLPVLFAGVTIAMIPMLVVYLSFQRQVQAGLTSATLK, from the coding sequence ATGAGTGCACCCCTCAAGACCGCCTCGCGCGGCGACTCGGTCCCCACCGGCCCGACGGTGGACAAGGCCCGCACGGGTCCCGGCGACGAGCGCGGCGAAGGCGTCGTCCTGAACGTCTTCTCGCACGGCTTCCTCGCCCTGTGGGCCCTGCTGATCGTGCTGCCGCTGCTGTGGCTGGTGCTCAGTTCCTTCAAGACGGACGCCCAGATCGGCGGCTCGGCCTTCGGCTGGCCCGAGAACTGGTCCCTGGACGTCTTCTCCCGCGCCTGGGACAAGGGCATCGGCGACTACTTCGTCAACACGGTCATCGTGCTGGTCTTCTCCGTCCCGCTGACCATGCTGTTCGGCTCGATGGCCGCGTACGTCCTGGCCCGCTACCCGTTCCGGGGCAACCGGCTGCTCTACTACTTCTTCGTCGCCGGCGCGATGTTCCCGGTGTTCCTGGCCCTGGTGCCGCTGTTCTTCATGGTCAAACGGCTGGACATGCTGAACACCTACCAGGGGCTGATCCTGGTGTACGTCGCCTACTCGCTGCCGTTCACGGTGTTCTTCATGCACGCGTTCTTCCGGACGCTGCCCAACGCCGTCTTCGAGGCGGCCATCCTCGACGGGGCCTCGCACACCCGCACGTTCTTCCAGGTCATGCTGCCGATGGCCAAGCCGGGCCTGATCAGTGTCGGGATCTTCAACACCCTCGGCCAGTGGAACCAGTTCATCCTGCCCACGGTCCTGATGCAGCCACAGAGCGGCGACGATCCCGAGCGGTACGTCCTCACCCAGGGCCTCATCCAGCTTCAGCAGCAACAGGGTTACGCCTCCGACCTGCCCGTCCTGTTCGCCGGTGTCACCATCGCCATGATCCCCATGCTCGTGGTCTACCTCTCCTTCCAGCGTCAGGTGCAGGCGGGCCTCACCTCGGCCACGCTCAAGTAG
- a CDS encoding ROK family transcriptional regulator — translation METPGSQSSLHRANLERVVRAVRLAGSLTQAEIARTTGLSAATVSNIVRELKDGGTVEVTPTSAGGRRARAVSLSGDAGIVIGVDFGHTHLRVAIGNLAHQVLAEEAEPLDVDASSTQGFDRAEQLVTRLIEATGVDRTKIAGVGLGVPGPIDVESGTLGSTAILPGWTGTKPAAEMQGRLGVVVHVDNDANLGALGELVWGSGRGVRDLAYIKVSSGVGAGLVIDGKIYRGPGGTAGEIGHITLDESGPVCRCGNRGCLETFAAARYVLPLLQSSHGTDLTMEGVVRLARDGDPGCRRVIADVGRHIGSGVANLCNLLNPSRVVLGGDLAEAGELVLGPIRESVGRYAIPSAARQLSVLPGALGGRAEVLGALALALSEMGDSTLLDGTLTAATPAFT, via the coding sequence ATGGAGACTCCGGGGTCGCAGTCGTCGCTGCACCGAGCAAATCTCGAACGCGTCGTACGGGCGGTGCGGCTCGCCGGGTCGCTGACGCAGGCGGAGATCGCCAGGACTACCGGCCTCTCCGCGGCCACGGTCTCCAACATCGTGCGCGAACTGAAGGACGGGGGAACCGTCGAGGTCACGCCCACGTCGGCGGGCGGCAGACGGGCGCGCGCGGTCTCGCTCAGCGGGGACGCCGGGATCGTGATCGGCGTGGACTTCGGGCATACGCATTTGCGCGTCGCGATAGGGAACCTCGCCCATCAGGTGCTCGCCGAGGAGGCCGAGCCGCTGGATGTGGACGCCTCCTCGACGCAGGGCTTCGACCGGGCGGAACAGCTGGTCACGCGGCTGATCGAGGCCACGGGTGTGGACCGTACGAAGATCGCGGGCGTGGGCCTCGGGGTGCCCGGCCCGATCGACGTGGAGTCCGGGACGCTCGGCTCCACCGCCATCCTGCCGGGCTGGACCGGCACCAAGCCCGCCGCCGAGATGCAGGGCCGCCTCGGGGTCGTGGTGCACGTGGACAACGACGCCAACCTCGGCGCCCTCGGTGAGCTGGTCTGGGGCAGTGGCCGGGGGGTGCGGGACCTGGCGTACATCAAGGTGTCCAGCGGTGTTGGTGCCGGACTGGTGATCGATGGCAAGATCTACAGAGGTCCGGGTGGCACGGCGGGAGAAATCGGGCATATTACTCTTGATGAATCCGGCCCGGTCTGCCGCTGCGGCAACCGGGGCTGTCTGGAGACCTTCGCCGCCGCGCGCTATGTGCTGCCGCTCCTCCAGTCCAGCCACGGCACCGATCTGACCATGGAAGGGGTCGTACGGTTGGCGAGGGACGGGGACCCGGGCTGCCGTCGGGTGATCGCCGACGTCGGCCGACACATCGGAAGTGGAGTCGCCAATCTCTGCAATCTGTTGAACCCGAGCCGCGTGGTTCTCGGTGGCGATCTCGCCGAGGCCGGAGAGCTGGTTCTCGGACCCATAAGGGAGTCGGTCGGCCGGTACGCGATCCCGAGTGCCGCACGTCAACTCTCGGTGCTGCCAGGGGCACTTGGCGGCCGAGCCGAGGTCCTCGGGGCCTTGGCCCTGGCCCTCAGTGAGATGGGTGATTCGACCCTTTTGGACGGGACCCTCACCGCAGCGACCCCTGCCTTCACTTAG
- a CDS encoding sugar ABC transporter substrate-binding protein — MRRVAIGATAISLALSVAACGKAGDDKDSDSGSTGGSDNKSIGLLLPDSVTARYEKFDKPYFEAKVKELCDDCDVQYANAAADPNKQAQQMSTMVTKGVKVIVVSAQDSAAIKSSIQAAVDKGVKVVAYDRLAQGPVSAYVSFDNVKVGELQGQALLDALGDKATPKAKVVMINGDDADPNAGQFKEGAHKALDGKVDIAYEQSGLWKDTVAAEKMSAAITQLGAKNIAGVYAANDGMAGGIANTLKGAKISSIPLTGQDAELAAIQRIVAGTQSSTVYKAYKPEADTAAELAVNLLEGKDIKSLADTTVTSGSGDKVQAKLLTPVSVTKENIKDTVVKDGLYTVADICTAEYAKACKSAGLE; from the coding sequence ATGCGTAGAGTCGCGATCGGCGCCACGGCGATCTCGCTGGCGCTGTCCGTAGCCGCCTGTGGCAAGGCCGGTGACGACAAGGACTCGGACAGCGGCAGCACCGGCGGTTCGGACAACAAGTCGATCGGCCTGCTCCTGCCCGACTCGGTCACCGCGCGCTACGAGAAGTTCGACAAGCCTTACTTCGAGGCCAAGGTCAAGGAACTCTGCGACGACTGCGACGTCCAGTACGCGAACGCCGCTGCCGACCCGAACAAGCAGGCTCAGCAGATGAGCACCATGGTGACCAAGGGCGTCAAGGTCATCGTCGTCTCCGCCCAGGACTCCGCCGCCATCAAGTCCTCCATCCAGGCCGCGGTGGACAAGGGCGTCAAGGTCGTCGCCTACGACCGTCTCGCCCAGGGCCCGGTCTCGGCCTACGTCTCCTTCGACAACGTCAAGGTCGGCGAGCTCCAGGGCCAGGCCCTCCTCGACGCCCTCGGCGACAAGGCCACTCCCAAGGCCAAGGTCGTCATGATCAACGGCGACGACGCCGACCCGAACGCCGGCCAGTTCAAGGAGGGCGCGCACAAGGCCCTCGACGGCAAGGTCGACATCGCCTACGAGCAGTCCGGCCTCTGGAAGGACACCGTCGCCGCCGAGAAGATGTCCGCGGCGATCACCCAGCTGGGCGCCAAGAACATCGCCGGCGTCTACGCGGCCAACGACGGCATGGCCGGTGGCATCGCCAACACCCTCAAGGGTGCGAAGATCAGCAGCATCCCGCTGACCGGTCAGGACGCCGAACTCGCCGCCATCCAGCGGATCGTGGCCGGCACGCAGTCCTCCACGGTCTACAAGGCCTACAAGCCGGAGGCCGACACGGCCGCCGAGCTGGCGGTCAACCTGCTGGAGGGCAAGGACATCAAGTCCCTGGCCGACACCACGGTGACCAGCGGCTCCGGTGACAAGGTCCAGGCGAAGCTGCTGACGCCGGTCTCCGTGACCAAGGAGAACATCAAGGACACGGTGGTGAAGGACGGCCTGTACACGGTCGCCGACATCTGCACCGCCGAGTACGCCAAGGCGTGCAAGTCCGCCGGCCTGGAGTAG
- a CDS encoding ATP-binding cassette domain-containing protein, protein MVHVSATPVLALRGVSKRFGAVQALTDVDLEVHAGEVVALVGDNGAGKSTLVKTIAGVHPIDEGVIEWQGDPVRINKPHDAQGLGVATVYQDLALCDNLDVVGNLYLGRELLRRGVIDEVSMEKNSRELLSTLSIRIPSVRIPIASLSGGQRQVVAIARALIGDPKLVILDEPTAALGVEQTAQVLDLVERLRERNLAVILISHNMADVKAVADTVAVLRLGKNNGSFSVKDTSHEEIIAAITGATDNAVTRRAGRRTTEAAK, encoded by the coding sequence ATGGTTCACGTGTCCGCTACGCCCGTGCTGGCGTTGCGCGGAGTCTCCAAGCGATTCGGTGCGGTGCAGGCACTCACCGACGTCGATCTGGAGGTCCACGCCGGAGAAGTGGTCGCCCTGGTGGGCGACAACGGCGCAGGAAAGTCCACCCTGGTCAAGACGATCGCGGGTGTCCACCCCATCGATGAGGGCGTCATCGAGTGGCAGGGCGACCCGGTCCGGATCAACAAGCCGCACGACGCCCAGGGACTCGGCGTCGCGACGGTCTACCAGGACCTCGCCCTCTGCGACAACCTCGATGTCGTCGGCAACCTCTACCTCGGGCGCGAGCTGCTGCGCCGCGGCGTCATCGACGAGGTGTCGATGGAGAAGAACTCCCGCGAACTGCTGTCCACGCTCTCGATCCGCATCCCGAGCGTCCGCATCCCGATCGCGAGCCTCTCGGGCGGTCAGCGCCAGGTCGTCGCCATCGCCCGCGCCCTCATCGGCGACCCCAAGCTCGTCATCCTGGACGAGCCCACCGCCGCCCTCGGCGTCGAGCAGACCGCGCAGGTCCTCGACCTGGTCGAACGGCTGCGCGAGCGCAACCTCGCCGTCATCCTCATCAGCCACAACATGGCCGATGTCAAGGCGGTCGCGGACACCGTCGCCGTGCTGCGCCTGGGCAAGAACAACGGTTCCTTCTCCGTGAAGGACACCAGCCATGAAGAGATCATCGCCGCGATCACGGGTGCCACGGACAACGCCGTGACCCGTCGTGCGGGGCGGCGCACCACGGAGGCGGCAAAGTGA
- a CDS encoding sugar ABC transporter permease — protein sequence MSDTSKTVKSDSAPDTGDEGQTTVAPADDPTAAPVTVVDPRLLVREEGLKGYVTEFKRKVRGGELGSLPVVIGLIVIWTIFQLQNDLFLSADNLSDISYFLSATGMLAIGLVFVLLLGEIDLSVGSVSGLASTLFAVLAVNHGMNSWLALILAIVTGLAIGALHGWFFARVGVPAFVVTLAGFLGWNGVMLWMLGDSGTINIPSDTGPVHLLGKSSFFMDQAIIGAYILAGLGVLLSLVGNLGEQRRRRAANVPFRPTSEIVLRVGALAVVSFAAAAVLNDASGVSNALVVFLAALVIVDFVLRRTTYGRQVFAVGGGIEAARRAGINVPMVRITVFAISGGFAAIGGMFFAGQTASATLSAGGGNVLMLAIAAAVIGGTSLFGGRGSVWSALLGMLVIQSITTGLNLLNMNTSIQYMITGAVLLGAVVIDSVSRRSQKAAGRA from the coding sequence GTGAGCGACACGTCCAAGACCGTGAAGAGCGACTCCGCGCCGGACACCGGGGACGAGGGCCAGACCACGGTCGCCCCCGCCGACGACCCCACGGCCGCGCCGGTCACCGTCGTCGACCCGCGACTGCTGGTCCGCGAAGAGGGCCTCAAGGGCTACGTCACCGAGTTCAAGCGCAAGGTGAGGGGCGGCGAGCTGGGCTCGCTGCCGGTGGTCATCGGCCTGATCGTCATCTGGACGATCTTCCAGCTGCAGAACGACCTCTTCCTGAGCGCCGACAACCTCTCGGACATCAGCTACTTCCTCTCGGCCACCGGCATGCTCGCCATCGGCCTGGTGTTCGTGCTGCTGCTCGGTGAGATCGACCTGTCCGTGGGTTCGGTCAGCGGTCTGGCCTCCACCCTGTTCGCCGTGCTCGCGGTGAACCACGGCATGAACTCCTGGTTGGCACTGATCCTCGCGATCGTCACCGGTCTCGCCATCGGCGCGCTGCACGGCTGGTTCTTCGCCAGGGTCGGCGTCCCCGCGTTCGTCGTCACCCTGGCCGGCTTCCTCGGCTGGAACGGCGTGATGCTGTGGATGCTGGGTGACAGCGGCACGATCAACATCCCGTCCGACACGGGCCCGGTCCATCTGCTCGGCAAGAGCTCCTTCTTCATGGACCAGGCCATCATCGGCGCGTACATCCTGGCCGGCCTCGGTGTGCTGCTCTCCCTCGTCGGCAACCTGGGCGAGCAGCGCCGCCGTCGGGCCGCGAACGTGCCGTTCCGGCCGACCAGCGAGATCGTGCTGCGGGTCGGCGCGCTCGCCGTCGTGTCCTTCGCCGCCGCCGCCGTGCTCAACGACGCGTCCGGTGTCTCCAACGCGCTGGTGGTCTTCCTGGCGGCGCTGGTGATCGTGGACTTCGTGCTGCGCCGGACGACCTACGGCCGTCAGGTGTTCGCGGTCGGCGGCGGCATCGAGGCGGCCCGCCGCGCGGGTATCAACGTGCCGATGGTCCGGATCACCGTCTTCGCCATCTCCGGCGGGTTCGCGGCGATCGGCGGCATGTTCTTCGCCGGTCAGACCGCGAGCGCGACGCTGTCCGCCGGTGGCGGCAACGTCCTGATGCTCGCGATCGCCGCGGCCGTCATCGGTGGCACCAGCCTCTTCGGCGGGCGGGGATCGGTGTGGTCCGCGCTGCTGGGCATGCTCGTCATCCAGTCGATCACCACGGGCCTCAACCTGCTGAACATGAACACCTCGATCCAGTACATGATCACGGGTGCGGTGCTGCTGGGCGCGGTCGTCATCGACTCCGTCTCCCGTCGCAGCCAGAAGGCGGCCGGTCGCGCCTAG
- the dxs gene encoding 1-deoxy-D-xylulose-5-phosphate synthase has translation MPLLTRIRGPRDLDRLSLEELDQLADEIRTFLVEAVSKTGGHLGPNLGVVELTIAMHRVFDSPKDKVLWDTGHQSYVHKLLTGRQDFSRLKMKGGLSGYPSQGESEHDVIENSHASTVLGWADGLAKANQVLKRDDHVVAVIGDGALTGGMAWEALNNIADAKDRPLVIVVNDNERSYAPTIGGLANHLATLRTTDGYERFLARGKDLLERTPVVGRPLYETLHGAKKGLKDFIAPQGMFEDLGLKYVGPIDGHDIEALESALSRAKRFGGPVIVHCLTEKGRGYQPALQDEADRFHAVGKIHPDTGLPIASSGADWTSVFGEEMVKLGKEREDIVAITAAMLQPVGLDKFAKAFPDRVYDVGIAEQHGAVSAAGLATGGLHPVFAVYATFLNRAFDQVLMDVALHKCGVTFVLDRAGVTGTDGASHNGMWDMSILQVVPGLRLAAPRDADQVRAQLREAVEVTDAPTVVRFSKGAVGPAVPALRRVGGMDVLREPGTDTPDVLLVSVGALAPMCLEIAGLLDKQGITTTVVDPRWVKPVDEHMAPLADKHRVVVTVEDNSRVGGVGSAVAQALRDAGVDIPLRDFGIPPRFLDHATRAEVLAEIGLTAPDIARQVTGLVSKIDGRFGDTAAEVESARD, from the coding sequence GTGCCGCTGCTGACCCGCATCAGGGGACCGCGCGATCTGGACCGGCTCAGCCTGGAGGAGTTGGACCAGCTGGCGGACGAGATCCGGACCTTCCTCGTCGAGGCGGTGTCGAAGACCGGCGGTCACCTCGGCCCGAACCTCGGCGTGGTGGAGCTGACCATCGCGATGCACCGGGTCTTCGACTCGCCCAAGGACAAGGTGCTCTGGGACACGGGCCACCAGTCCTACGTCCACAAGCTCCTCACCGGGCGCCAGGACTTCTCCCGGCTGAAGATGAAGGGCGGCCTCTCCGGCTACCCCTCGCAAGGAGAGTCCGAGCACGACGTCATCGAGAACAGCCACGCCTCCACGGTGCTCGGCTGGGCCGACGGCCTCGCCAAGGCCAACCAGGTGCTGAAACGCGACGACCACGTGGTCGCCGTCATCGGCGACGGCGCCCTCACCGGCGGTATGGCCTGGGAGGCGCTCAACAACATCGCCGACGCCAAGGACCGCCCCCTCGTCATCGTCGTCAACGACAACGAGCGGTCGTACGCGCCGACCATCGGCGGCCTCGCCAACCACCTGGCCACCCTGCGGACGACGGACGGCTACGAGCGGTTCCTCGCCCGCGGCAAGGACCTGCTGGAGCGCACCCCGGTCGTCGGCCGGCCGCTGTACGAGACGCTGCACGGCGCCAAGAAGGGGCTGAAGGACTTCATCGCCCCGCAGGGCATGTTCGAGGACCTCGGCCTCAAGTACGTCGGCCCGATCGACGGCCACGACATCGAGGCCCTGGAGTCCGCGCTGTCCCGTGCCAAGCGGTTCGGCGGACCGGTCATCGTGCACTGCCTCACCGAGAAGGGCCGCGGCTACCAGCCCGCCCTCCAGGACGAGGCGGACCGCTTCCACGCCGTCGGCAAGATCCACCCGGACACCGGGCTGCCGATCGCCTCCTCCGGCGCCGACTGGACCTCCGTCTTCGGCGAGGAGATGGTCAAGCTCGGCAAGGAGCGCGAGGACATCGTCGCCATCACGGCGGCCATGCTCCAGCCGGTCGGCCTCGACAAGTTCGCCAAGGCCTTCCCCGACCGTGTGTACGACGTCGGTATCGCCGAGCAGCACGGCGCCGTGTCCGCGGCCGGCCTCGCCACCGGGGGACTGCACCCCGTCTTCGCGGTCTACGCGACCTTCCTCAACCGCGCCTTCGACCAGGTCCTGATGGATGTCGCCCTGCACAAGTGCGGTGTGACGTTCGTCCTGGACCGGGCCGGTGTCACCGGCACCGACGGCGCCTCGCACAACGGCATGTGGGACATGTCGATCCTCCAGGTCGTCCCGGGGCTCAGGCTCGCCGCGCCGCGCGACGCCGACCAGGTCCGCGCCCAGCTGCGCGAGGCCGTCGAGGTCACCGACGCGCCGACCGTGGTCCGCTTCTCCAAGGGCGCCGTCGGTCCCGCCGTACCCGCCCTGCGCCGCGTCGGCGGCATGGACGTGCTGCGTGAGCCGGGCACCGACACCCCCGATGTGCTCCTTGTCTCGGTCGGTGCCCTCGCCCCGATGTGCCTGGAGATCGCCGGCCTGCTCGACAAGCAGGGCATCACCACGACCGTCGTCGACCCGCGCTGGGTCAAGCCGGTCGACGAGCACATGGCGCCGCTCGCCGACAAGCACCGTGTGGTCGTCACCGTCGAGGACAACTCCCGCGTCGGCGGCGTCGGTTCGGCCGTCGCCCAGGCACTGCGCGACGCCGGGGTGGACATCCCGCTGCGGGACTTCGGCATCCCGCCGCGCTTCCTGGACCACGCCACCCGTGCCGAGGTGCTGGCCGAGATCGGGCTCACCGCGCCCGACATCGCCCGCCAGGTCACCGGACTGGTCTCCAAGATCGACGGCCGCTTCGGCGACACCGCCGCCGAGGTGGAGTCCGCCCGCGACTGA